Proteins from a genomic interval of Neisseria arctica:
- the trpS gene encoding tryptophan--tRNA ligase, translating to MMTKRVLTGVTTTGIPHLGNYVGAIRPAIRASQEENTESFLFLADYHGLIKCRDPEMIHQSTQAVAATWLACGLDPERTTFYRQSDIPEIMELNWILTCITAKGLMNRAHAYKAAVQANEEEGNDPDAAVDMGLFCYPMLMSADILMFRAHDVPVGRDQIQHVEMARDIAGRFNHLYRDLFVLPEAKIEENVQTLVGLDGRKMSKSYGNTIPLVETEKKLQKAVNKIVTNLKEPGEPKGTDESPLFEIYKAFATEEETAAFAVSLAEGLAWGEAKKILGAKLNEELADKRERYHELTANPAKIEEILLAGAKKARAEARELLTQVRDAVGIRVLK from the coding sequence ATCATGACTAAACGCGTATTGACGGGTGTTACCACCACAGGTATTCCACATTTGGGCAATTATGTCGGCGCAATCCGCCCCGCCATTCGAGCCAGCCAAGAAGAGAATACCGAATCTTTCTTATTCTTAGCCGATTACCATGGCCTGATCAAATGCCGTGATCCCGAAATGATTCATCAATCTACGCAGGCTGTTGCCGCTACTTGGTTGGCTTGCGGCTTGGATCCTGAGCGGACGACTTTTTACCGCCAGTCTGACATTCCCGAAATTATGGAATTAAACTGGATCCTCACCTGTATCACGGCCAAAGGCTTGATGAATCGCGCACACGCTTACAAAGCGGCTGTTCAGGCCAACGAAGAAGAGGGTAATGATCCCGATGCAGCGGTCGATATGGGTTTGTTTTGCTATCCGATGTTGATGAGCGCCGATATTCTGATGTTCCGCGCACATGATGTGCCGGTAGGCCGCGACCAAATCCAACATGTTGAAATGGCACGTGATATTGCAGGACGTTTTAATCATCTTTACCGTGATTTATTTGTATTGCCCGAAGCCAAAATCGAAGAAAACGTTCAAACTTTGGTAGGCTTGGATGGCCGGAAAATGAGTAAAAGCTACGGTAATACTATTCCGCTTGTTGAAACCGAGAAAAAATTGCAAAAAGCCGTGAATAAAATCGTAACCAATTTGAAAGAGCCGGGAGAGCCCAAAGGTACGGATGAAAGCCCTTTATTTGAAATCTACAAAGCTTTTGCTACCGAAGAGGAAACCGCCGCTTTTGCCGTTTCTCTTGCCGAGGGTTTAGCTTGGGGAGAAGCCAAAAAAATATTGGGTGCGAAGCTGAACGAAGAATTAGCCGATAAGCGCGAGCGCTATCACGAGTTGACCGCTAATCCTGCCAAAATCGAAGAAATTTTGTTGGCAGGTGCTAAAAAAGCACGTGCAGAGGCGCGTGAGCTTTTGACACAAGTGCGCGATGCAGTGGGTATCCGCGTATTGAAGTAA
- a CDS encoding alpha/beta hydrolase gives MLKAPTPIMIPGPAGLLETIYIPAQGNACGVAVINHPNPRQGGTNTNKVIQTAAKALSQLGFHCYLPNLRGVGNSDGTHDYGQGETEDCIAVIDYARTQHPDAPKFVLGGFSFGGYVSLFASQTRTPHLLLLMGPAVGMYERSEPASPVPAQTLLIHGETDDVVPLNNALKWAAVQDIPVITVPQASHFFHGKLIALRDTITRLAPAFL, from the coding sequence ATGCTAAAAGCCCCTACTCCTATTATGATTCCCGGTCCGGCAGGTTTGCTGGAAACCATTTATATTCCCGCCCAAGGTAATGCTTGCGGTGTGGCGGTTATCAACCATCCCAATCCCCGCCAAGGCGGAACCAATACCAACAAAGTAATACAAACCGCTGCCAAAGCACTCAGTCAATTGGGCTTCCATTGTTACCTGCCTAATTTGCGCGGAGTGGGCAACAGCGATGGCACACACGATTACGGCCAAGGTGAAACTGAAGACTGTATTGCTGTAATCGATTATGCCCGTACCCAACATCCTGATGCGCCCAAATTTGTACTTGGCGGTTTTTCATTTGGCGGTTATGTCTCACTTTTCGCCTCTCAAACACGAACGCCCCATTTACTACTGTTAATGGGCCCTGCCGTCGGTATGTATGAACGGAGCGAACCAGCTTCTCCCGTACCTGCGCAAACCTTGTTGATTCACGGCGAAACCGATGATGTCGTTCCCCTGAATAATGCGCTGAAATGGGCCGCTGTCCAAGACATTCCTGTTATAACCGTACCCCAAGCCTCTCATTTCTTCCACGGCAAACTAATTGCACTGCGCGATACGATTACCCGTTTAGCTCCTGCTTTTTTATAA
- a CDS encoding (2Fe-2S) ferredoxin domain-containing protein gives MSYFERHLFICTNARHDNCKQSCNDNGEGDAAVDFLKGRAKQQGLIGPGKLRISSTGCLGRCESGPAMVIYPEGRWYTYVDEEDLQDILSQDLAQGKAVERLLIDPPASE, from the coding sequence ATGAGCTATTTCGAACGACATTTATTTATCTGCACCAATGCCCGCCACGATAACTGCAAACAAAGCTGTAACGATAACGGCGAAGGTGATGCAGCAGTTGATTTTTTAAAAGGCCGCGCCAAACAGCAAGGCTTAATCGGCCCGGGCAAACTGCGTATCAGCAGCACGGGCTGCCTCGGGCGCTGCGAATCCGGCCCGGCTATGGTCATTTATCCTGAAGGCCGCTGGTATACCTATGTTGATGAAGAAGATCTGCAAGACATTCTTTCCCAAGATTTGGCACAAGGCAAAGCTGTTGAGCGTTTATTGATTGATCCGCCGGCATCCGAATAA
- a CDS encoding polyamine aminopropyltransferase codes for MAQHPYRRLRAQKFELPEVGISEEGNIRSLHLGSATIQSSMNLDYPAELVLSYSRAMMAWLLFAEKEPRHITQIGLGGGSFARWIDAYLPHTKQTAVDINPQVISVARSLFELPFEGEQFEIVEADGAEYIKTVRGGTDVILVDGFDGEQIIDALVSETFFADCRRALSADGIFVTNWWSGDKRYQRFVESLLDVFEGRVLELPAESHGNMAVFAFQSAPREQNFDNLKKRAEKLSEKYNLDFKRMLSAIKSHNVNNGKNLFL; via the coding sequence ATGGCACAACATCCCTACCGCCGCCTTAGGGCACAGAAATTCGAATTGCCCGAAGTAGGTATTTCCGAAGAAGGCAACATCCGCTCGCTGCATTTAGGCAGCGCCACAATTCAAAGCTCTATGAATCTGGATTACCCTGCCGAATTGGTATTGTCTTACAGCCGCGCTATGATGGCTTGGCTGCTGTTTGCCGAAAAGGAACCCAGGCATATCACCCAAATCGGCTTGGGCGGCGGTTCGTTTGCACGCTGGATTGATGCTTATCTGCCGCATACCAAACAAACCGCTGTAGATATTAATCCGCAAGTTATCAGTGTCGCGCGCAGTTTGTTCGAATTGCCGTTTGAAGGAGAGCAATTTGAAATCGTTGAGGCAGATGGAGCCGAATATATTAAAACCGTACGCGGCGGTACTGATGTGATTTTGGTAGACGGCTTTGACGGTGAACAAATTATCGATGCGCTGGTAAGCGAAACTTTTTTTGCCGACTGCCGCCGCGCTTTATCGGCGGACGGTATATTCGTAACCAACTGGTGGAGCGGCGACAAACGCTACCAACGGTTTGTCGAAAGCCTGCTTGACGTCTTCGAAGGTCGTGTGTTGGAATTGCCTGCAGAAAGCCACGGGAATATGGCGGTTTTTGCTTTTCAAAGCGCTCCGCGCGAACAAAATTTCGACAATCTGAAAAAACGTGCCGAGAAATTGAGCGAAAAATACAATTTGGATTTCAAGCGTATGCTTTCAGCCATAAAATCACATAATGTGAACAACGGTAAAAATTTATTTTTATAA
- a CDS encoding nucleoside triphosphate pyrophosphohydrolase family protein: MIKENTSDIIPEEYRRFEAWLLPYLRENQYDIPEEHREFTMEFGLFMAREAWKQSKKSHDPLLSDILDWFKAAKPKPEQKDISVQLGCHIEEIAEMFEAIMRGSNLGKHLANNAQNFKACESANLKAVELIRESKSRQVELLDALCDQIVTALGVGYMMGFDIDKALSEVNRSNWSKFVDGQPVFDDNGKIKKGGSYTPPDLKPYINQD, translated from the coding sequence ATGATAAAAGAAAATACATCAGATATTATTCCAGAAGAGTACCGTCGCTTTGAAGCATGGCTTCTTCCTTATTTGCGCGAGAATCAATACGATATCCCGGAAGAGCATCGAGAATTTACCATGGAATTCGGATTGTTCATGGCGCGGGAAGCGTGGAAACAAAGTAAAAAATCACATGATCCGCTGTTATCTGACATTTTAGATTGGTTCAAGGCGGCCAAACCCAAGCCGGAACAGAAAGATATTTCCGTGCAACTTGGCTGCCACATCGAAGAAATAGCGGAAATGTTTGAAGCAATTATGCGCGGTAGTAACCTAGGGAAGCATCTTGCAAATAATGCGCAAAATTTTAAAGCTTGCGAATCAGCAAACCTTAAAGCGGTTGAGTTAATCCGCGAAAGCAAAAGCCGGCAAGTGGAGTTACTGGATGCCCTGTGCGATCAAATCGTAACCGCGCTTGGCGTTGGCTATATGATGGGCTTTGATATTGATAAAGCTCTATCCGAAGTCAACCGCTCAAACTGGAGCAAGTTTGTTGATGGGCAGCCGGTATTTGACGACAACGGCAAAATCAAAAAAGGCGGGAGCTACACCCCGCCCGACCTTAAACCATACATTAATCAAGATTAA
- the dcm gene encoding DNA (cytosine-5-)-methyltransferase → MIYGSVCSGIEAASVAWEPLGWQPAWFAEIEPFPAAVLAHHWPNVPNLGDMTKLPAKILSGEIAAPDILVGGTPCQAFSVAGERKSLDDERGNLTLVLVRILNAIDTIRAGNGQPPCILVWENVPGVLSTKDNAFGCFLAGLAGEEHPLEPAGKRWTNAGCVFGQSRKIAWRVLDAQFFGVPQRRRRIFLVASAGDISPAEILFERARARGDFETGGTPRETTTRTIGSSSQTYRMMGFGHYIKDDKSSTVKARDFKSATDLIVVNGRQDPCVSDKAHTLDCQHNGMTNVICVNANVINKNPNGQSGCAGIGVITDNKSYTLVASGVHAVTDKYRVRRLTAVECERLQGFPDDHTRIPWRGKPAEDCPDGLRYKAIGNSMVVPVMRWIGKRIQNFIKEQDK, encoded by the coding sequence ATGATTTATGGCAGCGTATGCAGTGGGATAGAAGCCGCAAGCGTGGCATGGGAGCCGCTAGGCTGGCAGCCAGCTTGGTTTGCGGAGATTGAACCTTTCCCAGCAGCAGTCTTGGCGCATCACTGGCCTAATGTGCCTAACCTTGGCGACATGACAAAGCTGCCAGCAAAGATTTTATCGGGCGAGATTGCTGCTCCTGATATTTTGGTCGGCGGAACTCCATGCCAAGCATTTTCGGTCGCTGGTGAAAGAAAAAGTTTGGATGACGAGCGCGGAAATTTAACACTTGTACTAGTGAGAATTTTAAATGCAATTGACACTATTCGGGCAGGAAACGGACAGCCGCCCTGCATCTTGGTATGGGAGAACGTCCCAGGCGTCTTGTCTACAAAAGACAACGCCTTTGGATGTTTTTTGGCAGGACTTGCCGGCGAAGAACATCCGCTTGAACCAGCAGGGAAAAGATGGACAAACGCTGGTTGTGTGTTTGGACAATCCCGCAAAATCGCGTGGCGCGTACTCGATGCTCAATTTTTCGGAGTGCCCCAACGACGCCGAAGAATCTTTCTTGTGGCAAGTGCTGGAGATATCTCCCCTGCCGAAATACTTTTTGAGCGCGCACGCGCGCGAGGGGATTTTGAGACGGGCGGAACGCCGAGGGAAACAACTACCAGAACAATTGGTAGCAGCTCTCAAACATACAGAATGATGGGCTTTGGACATTACATTAAAGACGACAAGTCCTCGACAGTTAAGGCGCGGGATTTTAAATCTGCCACAGATTTAATTGTAGTCAACGGTCGCCAAGACCCTTGTGTATCAGACAAAGCACACACGCTTGATTGCCAGCACAACGGCATGACAAACGTAATCTGCGTAAACGCCAACGTTATAAATAAAAATCCTAACGGACAGTCGGGCTGTGCTGGAATAGGCGTAATTACTGATAACAAGTCCTACACGCTGGTTGCCAGCGGCGTCCATGCCGTAACCGATAAGTATCGAGTACGGCGGCTAACCGCTGTTGAGTGTGAGCGGCTACAAGGATTCCCGGATGACCACACACGCATACCGTGGCGAGGCAAACCCGCCGAAGATTGCCCGGACGGCCTACGTTATAAGGCTATCGGTAACAGCATGGTCGTTCCAGTCATGCGATGGATCGGCAAGCGCATTCAAAATTTTATTAAGGAGCAAGATAAATGA
- a CDS encoding single-stranded DNA-binding protein: protein MLNKVTLIGRLGRDPETRYMPNGDAVCNFSVATDESWKDSNGQKQTRTEWHNITIYRKLAEIAGQYLHTGSLVYLEGKIQSRKYTGKDGIERTAYDIICDQMKMIGGKNDGQSEEPPHQAQQQNGVQSKPHDDIDDDIPF, encoded by the coding sequence ATGCTGAACAAAGTAACCCTAATAGGCCGCTTAGGCCGAGACCCTGAAACTCGATATATGCCCAACGGTGATGCCGTATGCAATTTTTCCGTAGCCACGGACGAAAGCTGGAAAGATTCCAACGGCCAAAAGCAAACACGCACCGAATGGCACAATATCACCATTTACCGCAAGCTGGCTGAAATCGCCGGGCAATATTTGCATACAGGCAGCTTGGTTTACCTTGAGGGCAAAATCCAAAGCCGCAAGTACACCGGTAAAGACGGTATCGAGCGCACCGCATACGATATCATCTGCGATCAAATGAAAATGATTGGCGGAAAAAATGACGGCCAATCAGAAGAGCCGCCGCACCAAGCGCAACAGCAAAATGGCGTCCAATCTAAACCGCACGATGATATTGATGACGACATACCATTCTGA
- a CDS encoding lambda exonuclease family protein, giving the protein MEQRTDEWFSARAGKVTASMVYAVAAKGRNGQYYKAREDYLNKLLCERLTNSPSESVNSRSLQHGRDLEPKARAIYIIETGNDVSEIGFIQHPEITGSGASPDGLVYPDGLVEIKCPTTAVHIGFLKNSKPKDEYFYQMQWQMACTGRKWCDFVSYDDRLPEHLSYKCIRINRDDDLIQEIETEVVSFLGELEQQIKELEEKC; this is encoded by the coding sequence ATGGAACAACGCACAGACGAATGGTTTTCCGCTAGGGCTGGCAAGGTTACAGCAAGCATGGTTTATGCCGTTGCCGCAAAAGGCAGAAACGGCCAATACTACAAGGCGCGTGAAGATTATTTAAACAAACTTCTTTGCGAGCGCCTAACTAATAGCCCAAGCGAATCAGTAAACAGCCGAAGCCTTCAGCATGGCCGCGATTTAGAGCCGAAAGCACGGGCAATCTACATCATCGAAACCGGTAATGACGTGAGCGAGATAGGCTTTATTCAGCACCCTGAAATTACAGGGAGCGGCGCAAGCCCGGACGGCCTTGTATATCCTGACGGACTTGTGGAAATTAAATGCCCAACAACAGCCGTTCATATTGGGTTTTTGAAAAACTCAAAGCCCAAAGATGAATATTTTTATCAAATGCAATGGCAAATGGCCTGCACGGGGCGAAAATGGTGCGACTTTGTGAGTTATGACGACCGTCTGCCTGAACACCTATCCTACAAGTGCATACGCATAAATCGAGATGATGACTTAATCCAAGAAATTGAAACCGAGGTTGTAAGTTTCTTGGGTGAATTGGAACAACAAATTAAAGAATTGGAAGAAAAATGCTGA
- the bet gene encoding phage recombination protein Bet, with product MSKELTIAEKQALTLAEKFNIPGNPAELISTLKATVFKGEATNEQFNALMIVAAQHALNPFTKEIYAFPDKSNGITPVVGVDGWASIINRHEKFDGMEFNYSSEMTQPEGAKSKAHEWVECVIYRKDRSHPIVAREYLDEVYRPPFKTKYGDVTGPWQSHTKRMHRHKAMIQAARLAFGFTGIYDEDEAERIKDANDGVSEAEVSPFRGDTNSNERAELIATGETVAMRGVDELRDWLKSIGRESRNILGVDEMERLKAVAENTVTAEVVE from the coding sequence ATGAGCAAAGAATTAACAATTGCCGAAAAACAGGCACTAACACTAGCCGAAAAATTCAATATTCCCGGGAACCCGGCTGAATTAATCAGCACACTCAAAGCCACGGTATTTAAAGGTGAAGCAACAAACGAACAGTTTAATGCTTTAATGATTGTTGCTGCACAACACGCCTTAAACCCGTTTACAAAAGAGATTTACGCATTCCCTGATAAATCCAACGGCATTACTCCTGTTGTCGGCGTTGATGGTTGGGCAAGCATTATTAACCGCCATGAAAAATTTGACGGCATGGAATTTAATTATTCTTCAGAAATGACGCAGCCCGAAGGGGCGAAATCAAAAGCCCATGAATGGGTAGAGTGTGTTATTTACCGCAAAGACCGCAGCCACCCGATTGTTGCCCGTGAATACTTAGACGAAGTGTACCGCCCGCCATTTAAAACCAAATATGGCGATGTAACCGGCCCTTGGCAATCACATACCAAACGAATGCATAGACATAAGGCAATGATTCAGGCAGCACGCTTGGCATTTGGTTTTACCGGAATATATGACGAGGACGAAGCCGAGCGCATTAAAGATGCCAATGACGGCGTTTCCGAAGCCGAAGTAAGCCCTTTCCGCGGCGACACAAACAGCAACGAGCGCGCCGAGCTTATCGCAACAGGAGAGACAGTAGCTATGCGCGGCGTAGATGAATTGCGAGATTGGCTTAAATCCATCGGCAGAGAAAGTAGAAATATTTTAGGCGTTGACGAAATGGAGCGACTGAAAGCAGTTGCTGAAAACACCGTCACCGCTGAAGTTGTAGAGTAG
- a CDS encoding helix-turn-helix domain-containing protein, with protein sequence MKNCTQTEWVRTGAAFTFAVATCIVAPLSHAQIETSHIIINGQSVTVKPISSRTTTADEYIHNVRQNPRRKAAMDKAAAKIAARLEREMQGETFVSLRMKKGFTQSELAKAAQLPQPYLSRIENTKLSLRNETVEKLANALGVSPLEIRAAFEQQYEYLEQKA encoded by the coding sequence ATGAAGAACTGCACTCAAACTGAATGGGTACGCACAGGTGCCGCTTTTACGTTTGCCGTTGCAACCTGTATCGTAGCCCCATTGTCTCATGCACAGATTGAAACAAGTCATATCATCATTAACGGCCAGTCTGTCACCGTCAAACCCATTAGCAGCCGTACAACAACTGCCGATGAGTATATTCATAATGTCCGCCAAAATCCACGACGAAAAGCCGCTATGGATAAAGCAGCGGCCAAAATAGCAGCACGTCTGGAACGCGAAATGCAGGGCGAAACCTTTGTCAGTCTGCGTATGAAAAAAGGATTTACTCAATCAGAGCTTGCCAAAGCGGCTCAACTGCCCCAGCCCTACTTGTCACGCATTGAAAACACCAAGCTGTCTTTAAGAAATGAGACCGTTGAAAAGCTTGCCAATGCATTAGGGGTTTCGCCTTTAGAAATCCGCGCCGCATTTGAGCAACAATATGAATATTTGGAGCAAAAGGCATGA
- a CDS encoding LexA family transcriptional regulator: MNEITERLYKAAEELKGVKGQSALARLLNTSPQTVKNWETRGVSKQGMIEAARIIGCSIFWLETGRGEMTSGQPIESNATIIGGVDAWDNNTPLDDDDCEVPLYKHIELSAGNGFAADISEYNDGNKLRFSRRTLRKSGVAPENVVCVKIEGNSMEPVLPDGSTIGIDTGDKRIRDGKIYAINHGGLLRTKILQNLPDNKIRVKSYNTAEWPDEEVSAEDVSIIGRVFWWSVLD; the protein is encoded by the coding sequence ATGAACGAGATAACAGAAAGGCTTTACAAAGCAGCTGAAGAATTGAAAGGCGTTAAAGGGCAATCAGCATTAGCACGATTGCTTAATACATCGCCTCAAACGGTCAAGAATTGGGAAACGAGAGGCGTATCAAAACAGGGAATGATTGAGGCAGCTAGAATTATTGGCTGCTCTATCTTTTGGCTGGAAACAGGCCGTGGCGAAATGACAAGCGGGCAACCAATTGAATCAAATGCTACCATCATTGGCGGCGTAGATGCTTGGGATAACAACACCCCGTTAGATGACGATGACTGCGAAGTGCCGCTATACAAGCATATTGAGTTATCAGCCGGGAACGGCTTTGCCGCCGATATATCCGAGTACAACGACGGCAATAAATTAAGATTTTCTAGACGTACATTAAGAAAATCAGGTGTTGCACCTGAAAATGTTGTTTGCGTAAAAATCGAGGGGAACAGCATGGAGCCAGTACTGCCCGACGGCTCTACAATCGGCATTGATACGGGCGATAAAAGAATAAGAGACGGAAAGATATACGCCATTAATCACGGCGGCCTACTGCGCACGAAAATCCTGCAAAACCTACCGGACAATAAAATCCGGGTGAAAAGCTACAACACAGCGGAATGGCCCGACGAGGAAGTAAGCGCAGAGGACGTGTCCATTATCGGCCGCGTGTTTTGGTGGAGCGTGTTGGATTAA
- a CDS encoding helix-turn-helix domain-containing protein has product MMDKKKNIERDRKLLMRLGGYSKVARMTNKSPQCVFNWGKRGIPPRVKLDFPELFLKKDA; this is encoded by the coding sequence ATGATGGACAAAAAAAAGAACATCGAACGAGATAGAAAATTGCTGATGCGTCTTGGGGGCTACTCAAAAGTTGCGCGCATGACAAATAAAAGCCCTCAATGTGTTTTTAATTGGGGTAAGCGAGGAATCCCGCCAAGGGTGAAATTGGATTTCCCTGAGCTTTTTTTGAAAAAAGATGCTTGA
- a CDS encoding helix-turn-helix domain-containing protein gives MSVKLMSKAWEMDIPSGQKMVLLALCDHANDDGECYPSQKNLAKKCSMSSRAISNHIKWLHDCGILESERRQTTNVRKSNRYFISLENYQAANSAHANSAHANSAYPNMQNFPSEHANFAPSYIDEPSERTIRVEPSDICDDAFALSAPTVEVEVLPAEKIKPAKPKDSSKSAKLWEAYAAAYQQRYQGALPIRDAKTNSTLCKIIDRVGEKEAIQLAWFYLSHSKAYYTQRSHDVGIFLQDLQAIRTDWVTGRYSTAVQARQAEKTAANLQSHNGAIEILKAKGLM, from the coding sequence ATGAGTGTTAAGTTGATGTCAAAAGCTTGGGAGATGGATATTCCGTCTGGTCAAAAAATGGTTTTACTTGCCTTATGCGACCATGCCAATGATGACGGCGAATGCTATCCAAGCCAAAAGAATTTGGCGAAAAAATGCAGTATGAGCAGCCGGGCAATTTCCAATCACATTAAGTGGCTGCATGACTGCGGTATTTTGGAGTCTGAACGCCGCCAAACAACAAATGTTCGTAAATCAAACCGATATTTTATCTCGTTGGAGAATTATCAAGCTGCAAATTCTGCACATGCAAATTCTGCACATGCAAATTCTGCATACCCGAACATGCAAAATTTTCCATCCGAACATGCAAATTTTGCACCTTCGTATATAGATGAACCATCAGAAAGAACCATCAGAGTAGAACCATCAGATATTTGCGATGACGCTTTCGCGCTATCGGCCCCGACGGTTGAGGTTGAAGTTTTGCCTGCTGAAAAAATCAAGCCTGCTAAACCGAAAGACAGCTCCAAATCAGCGAAGCTATGGGAAGCATATGCCGCTGCATACCAACAACGATATCAGGGGGCTTTGCCTATCCGCGATGCGAAAACAAATTCCACGCTGTGCAAAATCATTGACCGTGTTGGTGAAAAAGAAGCGATACAGCTTGCTTGGTTTTACCTATCTCACTCGAAGGCGTATTACACCCAGCGCAGTCATGATGTCGGTATTTTCTTGCAAGACTTGCAAGCCATCCGAACGGATTGGGTAACTGGCAGGTATTCAACGGCAGTACAGGCGCGGCAAGCCGAAAAAACAGCTGCAAACCTGCAAAGCCATAACGGCGCGATCGAAATTCTGAAAGCTAAGGGGTTGATGTAA
- a CDS encoding DNA N-6-adenine-methyltransferase, which yields MSVHFSSKTDLWATPQDFFDNLNEEFGFELDVCALPENAKCEKYFTPENDGLKQDWTGTCWMNPPYGREIGKWMKKAYESSLTGNATVVCLVPARTDTKWFHDFAMKGEVRFIKGRLKFGGSKNSAPFPSAVVIFRGETWRA from the coding sequence ATGAGTGTGCATTTTTCATCTAAAACAGATTTATGGGCGACGCCTCAAGATTTTTTTGACAATCTAAACGAAGAGTTTGGATTTGAATTGGACGTTTGCGCACTGCCCGAAAATGCAAAATGTGAAAAATATTTCACGCCTGAGAACGACGGGTTAAAACAAGATTGGACTGGCACTTGCTGGATGAATCCGCCATATGGCCGAGAAATCGGTAAATGGATGAAGAAAGCCTATGAAAGCAGCTTAACGGGTAATGCGACGGTTGTCTGTTTGGTGCCGGCTAGGACAGACACTAAGTGGTTTCATGATTTCGCAATGAAAGGCGAGGTTAGATTTATCAAAGGCCGTTTGAAATTTGGCGGGTCAAAAAATTCTGCGCCTTTCCCGTCTGCGGTGGTGATTTTCAGAGGTGAGACATGGCGCGCTTGA
- a CDS encoding recombination protein NinG: protein MACSPKCAVEYVRQQKEKAALKKQAEEKRKERVKKAQMRERLETIPELIKKAQAAFNAYIRARDKGKPCISCGTAWRENFQACHYVPAGRSNKLRFDEDNVHGGCVRCNMYESGNLRGYRIGLIQRIGVERVEQMETDYEIRKWDKDELRALIALYRKKTRELKSNG, encoded by the coding sequence ATGGCTTGCAGCCCTAAATGTGCGGTCGAGTATGTCCGCCAGCAAAAGGAAAAGGCGGCACTCAAGAAACAGGCTGAAGAGAAGCGCAAGGAGCGAGTTAAAAAGGCACAGATGCGCGAACGCTTGGAAACCATTCCGGAGCTTATCAAGAAAGCGCAGGCGGCCTTTAACGCCTACATACGGGCAAGGGATAAGGGCAAGCCGTGTATTTCTTGCGGTACGGCATGGCGAGAAAACTTTCAGGCTTGCCATTATGTTCCGGCCGGTCGAAGCAATAAGTTACGTTTTGACGAGGACAACGTTCACGGTGGTTGCGTGAGATGCAATATGTACGAGAGCGGCAACTTGAGAGGTTATCGCATAGGTTTAATCCAGCGTATTGGGGTTGAGCGTGTCGAGCAGATGGAAACTGATTATGAGATTCGCAAGTGGGATAAAGACGAGTTAAGAGCTTTGATCGCTTTGTATCGGAAAAAGACAAGGGAATTAAAAAGTAATGGTTGA
- a CDS encoding DUF2829 domain-containing protein, which yields METFKDMPFGDAIELLKKGKKVCRAGWNGKGMWLFHVSGQEMARRTGYGFGQYLYEPNWNGFIVMKTVDNNLVPWTASQTDVLSNDWQIVD from the coding sequence ATGGAAACATTTAAAGATATGCCATTTGGCGATGCTATTGAACTGCTAAAGAAAGGCAAGAAAGTTTGCCGTGCAGGTTGGAATGGCAAGGGTATGTGGTTGTTTCATGTTTCAGGGCAGGAAATGGCGCGCCGCACGGGATATGGTTTCGGTCAATATTTATATGAGCCTAATTGGAATGGCTTCATTGTGATGAAAACGGTAGACAATAATCTTGTTCCTTGGACAGCAAGCCAAACGGACGTTTTGTCAAACGATTGGCAGATTGTAGATTAA